The Pseudanabaena sp. ABRG5-3 genome includes the window AATCGTCATTCATCCGCCTAAATTAGGTTTGGATCTGCGAGGTGGCGCACAGCTTACACTCCAAGCAAAAACTAATCCTGAACAAGGTATTAATGAAATTACGCCGCGCATTATGGAAACCGCCAAGTTTGTGGTGGAGCAGCGTATTAACGGTTTAGGAGTTTCCGAAGCCACAATTTTGCTATCGGGTAATAATCAACTGATCGTGCAGTTACCGGGGGTCAATGATCCTGCCCAAGCTGAGCGCGTACTTGGCACAACTGCTCAACTTGATTTCCGCAAGCAAAAGAAAGGTACGGAAAGTGAGCTAAGAGCAAGATTGCAAATTCTACAGGCTGCGACGGTTCAGCGTGAACTCCTCAAAAACTCTGGCGATCAAAAGGCGATCGCCGAAAATGAAACCACCTATAAAAAGAGCATTGAAGATCTCAAGGGCATCTTTGAACGCACAGGCTTAACGGGCAATATGCTCAAAGATGCTGTTGCTTCACCAAGTGGCAATGGTCCCGACTCTTGGCAAGTAGCTCTAACCTTTGATGATAAGGGTGGCGATCTCTTTGCTAAAACCACTGGCGAAATCGGTGGTACTGGCCGAGTCTTAGGAATTTTCTTAGATGACAAATTAATTAGCTCTCCATCGGTTGGTCCCGAATTTCAAGGTAAAGGCATTTCGGGTGGACGAGCCGTCATTACAGGCAACTTTACGTTAGACTCCGCAACTGAATTAGCATTGCAGCTACGCGCAGGGGCTTTACCAGTACCCGTCGAAATTGTCGAAAACCGCACCGTTGGCGCGACCCTTGGGGCAGATAGCATCCTCAGCAGTATCTATGCAGGCGTAGCTGGGTTAGTACTGGTTCTGATTTTTATGGTGCTTTACTACCGTATTTTGGGCGTAGTTGCCGATATTGCGCTAATTACCTATGCAGTGATTACCTATGCTTTGTTTAGTTTGCTTGGCGTAGTACTGACCTTGCCCGGTATTGCAGGCTTTATCCTCAGTATTGGGATGGCTGTGGATGCCAACGTCCTAATTTTTGAACGGACTAGAGAAGAGTTGAAAGCAGGACGCACACTTTATAAGTCCGTTGAGGCAGGCTTCTATCGCGCATGGTCAAGCATTCTTGATAGTAATGTAACGACCCTAATTGCTTGTTTAACTCTATTCTGGCTGGGTTCAGGATTTGTGAAGGGCTTTGCCGTCACCCTTGGTGTAGGGGTAATCGTCAGTATGTTTACGGCAATTACTTTGAGCCGATCGCTAATGTTGGCGATGATTAGCAACCCTCAGTTCCGTAAGCCTGAATACTACGGCATGAAAGCTTTTGGCAAAATCTCAACAGTAACCACTGATATTGAAGCCGAGACAGAAGTAGTGGATGACCACAACGACAAGACAGACAATACAAAAGACAATACAAGCGGTGCAGTTCTATGAGATTAGATGTAGTTAAAAATGCGCGTCTTTACCTCACGATTTCCACAGCAGTGATTGTGGCGGGAATTGTGGCGATGGTGTTGTCCTTTCAGCAGTTAGGCTCTCCATTACGCTTAGGCATTGACTTTACAGGTGGCTCTAGTGTGACGCTTGGCTTAGCTTGTAATGGCGATACTTGTGGGAAACCCATTGATATTGCGGTAGTACGTCAAGCTGTAGAGAGTAAAGGCTTTGCTAATAGTGTCATCCAATTAGTTGAAGGCAAGGATTTAAAAGGAGTATCAGTCCGCACGGCGCATCTCTCGACGGAGGAACGCGAAAAGCTGAAGTCAACATTGACGGAATCTTTAAAGCAATATGGCGAAGTCGATCCCAAAAAGTCTCAACTGGACGAAGTTGGTGCAGCGATCGGTCAACAAGCGCTTCGGAATGGCTTATTGGCGATTTTGCTGTCCTTTGCAGGTATTGGTATTTATTTAGCATTCCGCTTTCAGTTAGATTATGCAACCTTTGCAGTGTTGGCACTCTTTCATGACATTTTCGTTACTGTGGGTGCGTTCTCTGTTTTGGGTTTGACTCTGGGCGTAGAGATTGACAGTTTATTTATTGTGGCGATGTTGACGATCTGTGGCTTTTCCGTCAATGACACCGTGGTAATTTACGATCGCATTCGCGAAAATGTAAAACTTGATGCGGGTAACACGAGTTTTAATGATCTAGTTAATGCTTCAGTCAATCAAACCCTAGGGCGATCGATTAATACTTCGATGACAGCGACATTACCCCTGCTCGCTATTTTCTTGTTTGGTGGCGCAACCCTAAGATTTTTCTCCCTAGCTCTGATCATTGGCTTCTTATCTGGTGCTTATTCCAGTATATTTAACGCGAGTATCTTGCTGGCATGGTGGCGCAGTCGTCAAACTTCTAAACTCAAACAATCAACTGTTGAAGCAAACTAATTGATAGAAAGGCTCCCAAATGGGAGCTTTTCTGTAATTGAAACAGTATTCACATCAAAAAATGGCCCTGAGTAATGGATAGTGAAGATATTGATACGGTTTCTAATGAGCTAGAGGAGTCGTTCTCTGAGCAAATTCTAGAGCGTCAAGTGCAAAGGCTGATTGAGGTGCAAACCTATTTGCGATGGATTTTTGATGCCTTTTTATGGCTAACGGTGGGAACAGCAAGTATTTGGGCTTTGCGATCGGAAATAGAGCTATGGATCGCAGCATTTACATGGGCGGCAGTCCGCATGAGTTTAGTTTATAATCGCTTGCCAATGTTGGGTTTGGGGATATGTATTGCGATGACTTTGGCAACTCTGGTCTGGCAGAGTGCAATTATTTTGTGGGGAGTGAGTCCGAGAGAAAAGCGATCGCTAATTAATCAAGTCAAAGGCATCAGGGAAGCAGGAAAAAGTCATCCATTATGGCGCTGGGTCTGTGAAGAGAAGATAATAAACTAAGAAAATTTCGGGCTGCCATAATTTGAGTCCACATTTCATTCTCCAAAAGCTTCAAAAGAAGACAAAAGAAAAGCTACTAATCTTTTGGTTTCACTGCATTTTTAAAGCCTAAAACCAGCAAAATATTAGTCATTGTCAAAAATGACTCCGCACTGCCATGTAGCCAATCAACATTAGCTAATACGTCATGATATTGATTCTGAGCATAGAGTCCTGCGGGAATTGTAATAGCTACAAATACTAAAGTTCCATAAAATCCCCATAGTCCTAGCTTGGGAAATTGCTTTGATTTTGTAGCAAACCACAGAAAAGCAAGGTAGGGAAATAGAGATAGTCCGAATAGGGTTTCTTGAGACATAGATTTATCAAGTTTCGACGGATCGCGAAATCTTCCAAATGAAATAGGTAGCGATCGCCAAGGCACAATTGCCAAATAGAGTCATGGCAGCTTGCACTGTCACTAGCCATTTCAGGGAATCAGCATTATCAAAGAAATGCCAAGTTACCGCACACATGGCACTAACTAAAGCAGGAAACATACCCCATGCTAAGCCACGCCATCCGCGATCAGGATTTTGTTTGTCATATTGCCAAATGAGCCAAATTGCTAAAGCCCATTCAATTACACTAGAAATATGGATGACCCATGTGGGTAAAGATAAAGAGTGCATAATTTTGTTGATAATTTCTTGATACAAAACGTCAAGAAATTATGATTAATGTTTTGACTCGCGCATGGCTAAAAATTCGCGAATTTGGCGATCGCTTGGTTGACCTGTAATTGCACCAACATCTAGCGTAGACAAAGCACCTGCGGCGCTAGCATAGGCGATGACCTCTTCTGCAAATTGCGAATTCTGTAGATGCGTAAGCGGACGATGATAGATCTTGTGAATGAAGGCAGCTAAGAAAGCATCCCCCGCACCAGTAGTATCGAGAGAATAGACAGGAAAAGCAGGATATTTACTTTGTTTTTCGCCTAAATAATAGCGACAGTCTTTATCGCCATTGGTAATAATGATACCTTCGAGATGGCTATAAGCCTGTGCGATCGCCGCAGGACTAGTTAACCGAAATAGCAGCTTGGCTTCATCTTCAGTCAGTTTCAAGAAATCGGTATATCGTAGCAACACTGGTAAGAGCTTTGCCACCTGTTCAGGATGCTTCCAAAACATCGCACGCCAGTTGACATCAACTACCACCTTGACAAAATTTTCTTCGGCAAGCTTCAGCGCTCGACCGATTGCCCGTGAAGTTTGAGGATTTGATAATCCAAGTGTCCCTAGCACTAAAAACTTCGCATCGGCAAATAAATGGGCGGGCAAATGCTCCGCCGACAGCAGGGTATCTGCAAATACTGTCTTAGCATCACCGTTAAAGCGATTAAACTGGCGATCGCCCTTAGCATCACGGGTGACATATACCTCACGGGTTACGGATTCTGGATGCACCTGCACGCCCGAAGTTTCCACCCCTGCGGCTCCCAATTGCTTGAGTAGATCGGCTCCTGTGGCATCTTGCCCCACAGCACTAATTAAACTGACAGGTGTTCCCAGCTTGGCTAAACCACAAGCAACATTAGCAGGCGCTCCTCCTAAATAAGGCTTCCAAGTACTGACTTGGTCATAGGGAACACCCACATCTTCAGCAATCTGATCGATTAAGACTTCGCCAAGGCAAATTACACGCGGCATAGGCGACTTTATGACAATTATTATTGCAATTTAGACTTTCGCGATTCAATGATAGCAATAGCTGCATCCACTTTATCGGGAAAGACAACGACAAGACTGCTTTGAGGGGCGCTATCCAAAGCGGCTGTGAGGGCTTCCGCTTCATCAAGAATTGTAATACAGGGAATATTGCCATTAACTTCTTCCACACCTTGACGGAGGAGATCAGCCACCACCCGTGGGCTACGTCCGCGCAAGTCTTTATCTTCTTTAATAAAGATGCGGCTAAACATATTTGCCGCCAGTTGTCCTAGCTCAATGATATCTTCATCGCGGCGATCGCCTGGTGCGCCAATTACACCGATCGCTTCACCTTCCCACTTTTGGATAAAATCGGCGATCGCTTTAAATCCCGCAGGGTTGTGAGCATAGTCAACTAAGGCGTGATATTTACCCAAGTCAAACAAGTTCATGCGGCCAGGGGTTTGGGCGCTAGAGGCAACAAAGGTAGCTAATCCCTGACGAATCTGCTCAATCTTTACGTCTTGAGTAAAAGCTGCCAAACTTGCGGCAAGTGAATTCTGAATATTAAAAGCAGCACGACCGCCGAGAGTTAAAGGTACATTGACTGCCTCTTCAATCCGCAGCTTCCAATCACCTTTGAGAATTGTTAAATAGCCCTCTTCATAGACTGCGGCTACTCCCCCTTGGGCAATATGGGATTGAATCAAAGTATTATCAGGATTCATGCTGAAGTAGGCAACCTTGGCTTCTACTTCTTTTGCCATAGAGACAACCAATGGATCATCAGCGTTGAGTACCGCATAGCCACTAGGTAAAGCAGTGCGTACCACGACACTCTTGAGTCTAGCCAGATCCTCTATGGTATCAATATCACCAATACCAAGGTGATCCGCTTGGACATTCATCACCACACCAACATCGCAGCCATCAAAGCCTAGTCCCGATCGCAAGATGCCACCCCTTGCAGTTTCAAGAATCGCAACTTCGACGGTAGGATCACGCAGAATCACTTGAGCGCTATAGGGACCCGTCGTATCACCTTTCTCTACTAGGCATTCACCAATGTAAATACCATCAGTAGTGGTGTAGCCAACCCGCTTACCTGTTTGCTTGAAAATATGTGCAATCAAGCGCGTAGTTGTAGTTTTGCCATTCGTACCCGTAATCGCCACGATGGGAACTCGCGTCGGCGAACCTGCGGGGAATAACATCTCAATTACAGGCGCAGCGACATTGCGAGGTGTGCCAATACTCGGCGCAGTGTGCATTCTAAATCCGGGGGCAGCATTGACCTCAACGATCGCCCCATCGGTCTGGCGCACAGGCAAAGAAATATCTTCGGTAACAACATCGATCCCTGCAATGTCTAAACCAATAATGCGGGCAACCCGTTCCGCCAACCAAATGTTTTCTGGATGAATCTCATCGGTGCGATCCACAGATACGCCGCCTGTACTGAGGTTGGCAGTTGCCTTGAGATAGCATACCTGTCCTTTAGGGGGTACGGATTCGAGGGTAAAGCCTTGTCTGGCAAGGATATCTAAGCTAGTGCGATCGATCTCAATGCGGGTAAGCACATTATCATGACCATCCCCACGGCGCGGATCTTGATTGGTAATTTCAATTAGTTGGGAAATTGTGGATACGCCATCACCCGTAACATTGGCAGGTACGCGCTCAGCGACAGCAACAAACTTGCCATTAATCACTAAAACACGGTGATCACGTCCCGTATGGAAACGTTCAATAATTACTTCTTCTGAGACTTCCTGTGCCATGTCAAAGGCAGCGATCGCCTCTTTCACTGTGCGTACATCAATAGTGATCCCGCGCCCATGATTGCCATTAAGGGGCTTAATCACAATTGGGAAACCACCCACTTCCGCGATCGCATCTTCTAAATATTTAGGTGATCGGATCGTGGTTCCCCTCGGTACAGGGACACCCGAATCCCGCAAGATTTGCTTGGTTCCCTCTTTGTCACAGGCAAGTTCAACTGCCAAAATCCCTGTTTTATTCGATAAAGTCGCCTGAATCCGACTTTGATATACACCATAACCAAGTTGAATCATGGCACGGCTACCAAGTTCTAACCAAGGAATCTTTTGCGCTTTAGCTTCAGCAACAATTGACTCGGTACTAGGTCCTAATTGTCCATCAAGGCGGATATCTCTTAAATCCTTGAGATCCTCTTGTAATTCACTGGTCGCATAGGTTCCCGTTTCTAAAATACTGGTGCAAATTCTGACCGCTGCCCTCGCTGCATAACGTCCAGCCTGCTCAGTTTGATATTCAAAAACGATCTGATAAATATTCTGCTCAACCGTTGGTCGGATTGCCCCAAAATCCACCTTCATACCAACATAACCTTGCAGCGCGATCGCAATATCCTTGACTATCTCTGCTAAAAAATCAGCATCACTAATATCTTGGCGATTAGCAATGTCTTTTCCCGCTAAACTTGGCAGAACCTTAGTCAGGTTTTGATAAAAGCTAGTTCGTTGTACTTGAAAATCCTCTAAATCTAAGCGTGCAACTACAAGCTGATGTCGTTGAATACTCCAATAGTTTGGGCCCCGTAATGTTTGGATTTTGAGAATTTTCATAGTCAAGCGTCTTTAAGGTGCATCCAATGCCTAATGTTCGAGTACCTAATCCTAGCGATCTTATGGATCATCATTTTGTATAAATTGAACTAAATTGGTATTTTCAGCACTGTAGATGCTGAAAATACCACGATTAGCTAGATCAGGATATCCAATGATTTGAAGAGCTAAGGAACTTCAGCCCCTTGCTCTTCAAATAGCGCCTATTCATTTTAGAGCGGCTCATCGGTATGTTGATGCTGTTGTGGCAAGGTCTCAATTCTCCCTGGGATGGGTTTTTGAGTAGGCTGCAACCCCGATAACATCCGCGAAAGTTGTAAGCCATCAAGGACGGGCTTAGTCTCACGGATTTTATGCCAGACCGATCGCGCCATTAGCAAGGAATGTCCTTGACGTTGCGCCTGAATCCTTTCCAAATAGTCCTCACGCTCAGGCTGATAGTCCGCCGAAGATAGTTGCAGACTTGCACCTTCAGGGGATTGCTTAATCACAATCTGAGCAATCTGCGAAGTTAGTTCAGGATAGAGCCATGTATAAGCAGGATGTACCGTAAGCTGGCAATGGTGAACCAGTTTCTCATCGGGTTGATTGACCGTAGGACGCTGTAATAGCAAATAAAAGTAACCGATCGCGGCTTTGCGTTGAGGCTCATAGACATAGCCCGACACATCTTGCAGATGGTTAATTAGCAAAGATCCGTGATTAATCAGCTTATCGAGCGCTTTGGCACGGAAATCATCAACATTAAGGTCATATACTTGCCGAATCTGTGGTGGCATCGCCGCCGTATCTAACTGATACAGCAAACTTGCATCGGCATTACTGACGGGCATCAAGTTGGGAAGATCGGGGGAATGCTGTGCGATCTCCTTAAGACTGTCAGCACTAATTTCCCAATCCGTAAATTGGGCAAGGGGTTGAAACCCATTCTGACGATAGAGGGCGATCGTATCTTTTTGATTAATATCAACTTGCAGTACCCAAGTTCTTGCCTCTAGACAAGATTCGAGGCAGTAGCGGATTAGTTGTGTACCGACATTATGTTGACCATTCTGGGCTTCAGGCAACACAACAACACGATCAATCTTCCAAGTACTGCTGTTGTTATTAAACGGTGAAACTCGAATAAAGCCTTGGATAATACCATTGCATTCTGAAACATAGGCACGGACATAGGGTTTCAGGAGGGTTTGCACTGGGGCGGGCAACCAACTCGCAAGCTGATGTAAGCTAATTTTCTGACGACTACGACATCCACTAAGATCGCTCACAGCAATCTGTTCGAGATCTTGGGGCGAAGCAAATCGCTGAATAAACTCTAGATCTCGATGTTGAAGCGGACGGATTGTATTACCAAGCACTGGGAAAGATTGCATAACTGCTCGTGCTAGAAAAGAATTTAGTAGATCCTAGGAATTGTTAAATTAGACGTTCACAGAGTGATCTTAATACATATCCCATAGAAGCAACCTGAAAAGCTATAAGTCTTCAGAAAAAAGATGATGCCCTGCGTAGGGCATCATTGTCTAATCTGAGTCTAATTAAAAAAGGTGCGATGTTGCAAAGATGGCATTTGGCGACGGATTTGATCGATACGTGATGGTTGGATTTCCGCGATCGCTACACCTGTGCGATCGCCTGCATCGGCTAAGACGATGCCCCAAGGATCAATAATCATGGCATGACCGTGGGACTGACGACGTGGGGTGTGCATTCCTACCTGTGCAGGGGCAATTACATAACTCGTATTTTCGATCGCCCTTGCCTGCAATAAAACTTGCCAATGATCTTTACCTGTAAAGGCAGTAAAGGCAGCAGGGACAAATAGGACATTTGCCCCATTTTTAGATAAATGGCGGTATAACTCAGGGAATCTTACGTCATAACAAACCGATAGTCCCAAGTTACCATACTGCTCTGATCTGTATACAGGGGGAGCTTCTTCGCCAGCAAGAATTGTTGCGGATTCCTGATAGGTATTACCATCGGGCAGATTGACATCAAACAGGTGCATTTTGCGATAACGCGCCAATTCTTCGCCTTCGCGCCCAATCAGCAGGGCGGTGTTGTACATCTTGATCGCAGAGGAATTATTGGGAGTAGCTACTGGCACAGGAAATCCACCACCAAGCAACAGAATTTGATATTTTTGGGCGATCGTAATCAAAAACTTTTCGCTCTTTTCGGCAATTTCTGTAGAATGTCTCGTCTTTTCACTTTCGTCACCCAAAAACGAAAAGTTTTCTGGTAAACAAACTAATTCTGCACCTCGATTTACTGCCAGTTGGATCAAATCTTCTGCTTGAGCAAGATTTTTGTCTACATCTGAGACACTGGTCATTTGTACGGCGGCCGCCAAATATGACTTCATTGCAATCCTTAAAACTTTCCCACGTAATTCAATTGCGCTATACAGCACTTAATCTAGATTACCCTGCTATAGCGCTTTACGCTAAAAAACAATTGGGAGAGCGTTTATTGATGCTTGTCTCAATTAGCCAAGTTTACCAGTGACAATATAAGCAACCCTGAGACCAACATTTGTTGCATGATCTGCCATTCGCTCTAGGTGATGAATTGCCAATACCATCAGCATTACAGGCTCTAGAGGTTCCCCAAATACCCTTTGGGAAGCTATGAGGTTATAGATATTCTGGTAATCATCATCAACGGCATCATCCTTTGCCTTAATTTGAAGACCGATATTTTCATCAAGGTTGGCTAAGGCTTCTAAACTCATGGCAAGCATGGCTCGGCAGCGATTAGACATAATCTCCAATTCACCAAGATAAGGGGATGGTGGGTAAGGAAAAAGCTTAATGGCAATATCGCCAAGATTTTCGGCATAGTCGCCGATGCGTTCAATATCGCGGATTAATTGCATCAAAGCGCTCAATAATCGCAGATCGCGAGCGACTGGTGACTGCAATGCAATTAAATTGATACAATCCATTTCAATTTGTCGATAAATTCGATCAATTTGCTTATCTTGAGGATCGATACGAGTAGCTGCTTCTAAATCGCGCTCAAATAAAGCTGCATGAGCTAAAAGAAATGAATTTTCGACAAGAGCGCCCATTCGCAAAGAGTCTTGTTCTA containing:
- the secD gene encoding protein translocase subunit SecD, whose amino-acid sequence is MGKQSRLLAFVLAILLGAVYLIVIHPPKLGLDLRGGAQLTLQAKTNPEQGINEITPRIMETAKFVVEQRINGLGVSEATILLSGNNQLIVQLPGVNDPAQAERVLGTTAQLDFRKQKKGTESELRARLQILQAATVQRELLKNSGDQKAIAENETTYKKSIEDLKGIFERTGLTGNMLKDAVASPSGNGPDSWQVALTFDDKGGDLFAKTTGEIGGTGRVLGIFLDDKLISSPSVGPEFQGKGISGGRAVITGNFTLDSATELALQLRAGALPVPVEIVENRTVGATLGADSILSSIYAGVAGLVLVLIFMVLYYRILGVVADIALITYAVITYALFSLLGVVLTLPGIAGFILSIGMAVDANVLIFERTREELKAGRTLYKSVEAGFYRAWSSILDSNVTTLIACLTLFWLGSGFVKGFAVTLGVGVIVSMFTAITLSRSLMLAMISNPQFRKPEYYGMKAFGKISTVTTDIEAETEVVDDHNDKTDNTKDNTSGAVL
- the secF gene encoding protein translocase subunit SecF, whose protein sequence is MRLDVVKNARLYLTISTAVIVAGIVAMVLSFQQLGSPLRLGIDFTGGSSVTLGLACNGDTCGKPIDIAVVRQAVESKGFANSVIQLVEGKDLKGVSVRTAHLSTEEREKLKSTLTESLKQYGEVDPKKSQLDEVGAAIGQQALRNGLLAILLSFAGIGIYLAFRFQLDYATFAVLALFHDIFVTVGAFSVLGLTLGVEIDSLFIVAMLTICGFSVNDTVVIYDRIRENVKLDAGNTSFNDLVNASVNQTLGRSINTSMTATLPLLAIFLFGGATLRFFSLALIIGFLSGAYSSIFNASILLAWWRSRQTSKLKQSTVEAN
- a CDS encoding DUF3593 domain-containing protein; this translates as MSQETLFGLSLFPYLAFLWFATKSKQFPKLGLWGFYGTLVFVAITIPAGLYAQNQYHDVLANVDWLHGSAESFLTMTNILLVLGFKNAVKPKD
- a CDS encoding DUF2499 domain-containing protein, with protein sequence MHSLSLPTWVIHISSVIEWALAIWLIWQYDKQNPDRGWRGLAWGMFPALVSAMCAVTWHFFDNADSLKWLVTVQAAMTLFGNCALAIATYFIWKISRSVET
- a CDS encoding carbohydrate kinase family protein; amino-acid sequence: MPRVICLGEVLIDQIAEDVGVPYDQVSTWKPYLGGAPANVACGLAKLGTPVSLISAVGQDATGADLLKQLGAAGVETSGVQVHPESVTREVYVTRDAKGDRQFNRFNGDAKTVFADTLLSAEHLPAHLFADAKFLVLGTLGLSNPQTSRAIGRALKLAEENFVKVVVDVNWRAMFWKHPEQVAKLLPVLLRYTDFLKLTEDEAKLLFRLTSPAAIAQAYSHLEGIIITNGDKDCRYYLGEKQSKYPAFPVYSLDTTGAGDAFLAAFIHKIYHRPLTHLQNSQFAEEVIAYASAAGALSTLDVGAITGQPSDRQIREFLAMRESKH
- the cphA gene encoding cyanophycin synthetase, which translates into the protein MKILKIQTLRGPNYWSIQRHQLVVARLDLEDFQVQRTSFYQNLTKVLPSLAGKDIANRQDISDADFLAEIVKDIAIALQGYVGMKVDFGAIRPTVEQNIYQIVFEYQTEQAGRYAARAAVRICTSILETGTYATSELQEDLKDLRDIRLDGQLGPSTESIVAEAKAQKIPWLELGSRAMIQLGYGVYQSRIQATLSNKTGILAVELACDKEGTKQILRDSGVPVPRGTTIRSPKYLEDAIAEVGGFPIVIKPLNGNHGRGITIDVRTVKEAIAAFDMAQEVSEEVIIERFHTGRDHRVLVINGKFVAVAERVPANVTGDGVSTISQLIEITNQDPRRGDGHDNVLTRIEIDRTSLDILARQGFTLESVPPKGQVCYLKATANLSTGGVSVDRTDEIHPENIWLAERVARIIGLDIAGIDVVTEDISLPVRQTDGAIVEVNAAPGFRMHTAPSIGTPRNVAAPVIEMLFPAGSPTRVPIVAITGTNGKTTTTRLIAHIFKQTGKRVGYTTTDGIYIGECLVEKGDTTGPYSAQVILRDPTVEVAILETARGGILRSGLGFDGCDVGVVMNVQADHLGIGDIDTIEDLARLKSVVVRTALPSGYAVLNADDPLVVSMAKEVEAKVAYFSMNPDNTLIQSHIAQGGVAAVYEEGYLTILKGDWKLRIEEAVNVPLTLGGRAAFNIQNSLAASLAAFTQDVKIEQIRQGLATFVASSAQTPGRMNLFDLGKYHALVDYAHNPAGFKAIADFIQKWEGEAIGVIGAPGDRRDEDIIELGQLAANMFSRIFIKEDKDLRGRSPRVVADLLRQGVEEVNGNIPCITILDEAEALTAALDSAPQSSLVVVFPDKVDAAIAIIESRKSKLQ
- a CDS encoding GNAT family N-acetyltransferase, whose translation is MQSFPVLGNTIRPLQHRDLEFIQRFASPQDLEQIAVSDLSGCRSRQKISLHQLASWLPAPVQTLLKPYVRAYVSECNGIIQGFIRVSPFNNNSSTWKIDRVVVLPEAQNGQHNVGTQLIRYCLESCLEARTWVLQVDINQKDTIALYRQNGFQPLAQFTDWEISADSLKEIAQHSPDLPNLMPVSNADASLLYQLDTAAMPPQIRQVYDLNVDDFRAKALDKLINHGSLLINHLQDVSGYVYEPQRKAAIGYFYLLLQRPTVNQPDEKLVHHCQLTVHPAYTWLYPELTSQIAQIVIKQSPEGASLQLSSADYQPEREDYLERIQAQRQGHSLLMARSVWHKIRETKPVLDGLQLSRMLSGLQPTQKPIPGRIETLPQQHQHTDEPL
- a CDS encoding carbon-nitrogen hydrolase family protein, whose product is MKSYLAAAVQMTSVSDVDKNLAQAEDLIQLAVNRGAELVCLPENFSFLGDESEKTRHSTEIAEKSEKFLITIAQKYQILLLGGGFPVPVATPNNSSAIKMYNTALLIGREGEELARYRKMHLFDVNLPDGNTYQESATILAGEEAPPVYRSEQYGNLGLSVCYDVRFPELYRHLSKNGANVLFVPAAFTAFTGKDHWQVLLQARAIENTSYVIAPAQVGMHTPRRQSHGHAMIIDPWGIVLADAGDRTGVAIAEIQPSRIDQIRRQMPSLQHRTFFN
- the phoU gene encoding phosphate signaling complex protein PhoU, whose protein sequence is MVETSYQAQKRTRSEFERQLHRLEQDSLRMGALVENSFLLAHAALFERDLEAATRIDPQDKQIDRIYRQIEMDCINLIALQSPVARDLRLLSALMQLIRDIERIGDYAENLGDIAIKLFPYPPSPYLGELEIMSNRCRAMLAMSLEALANLDENIGLQIKAKDDAVDDDYQNIYNLIASQRVFGEPLEPVMLMVLAIHHLERMADHATNVGLRVAYIVTGKLG